The window TGCAGTGATTTTTGTCACAGGTCTGACACTAAGCTTTGTCAGCTTTATGAACATGTACCAAAACCACTATTTTAATAGTGTTAAATCGAATATATTTACAGTGTAAACAACGTATTTAAAAATATTAGGAAATGGGGAATCATTCATGTTTAACACATTCTTAAGGGAAAACAAAATTGTCGCTGCTCTGCTTGCTGCTCTACGTGTATATCTTGGCTATGCCTGGTTCAGTGCAGGCCTTGGAAAAATTCAAGCCGGATTCGACGCCAGCGGCTTTATCAAAGGAGCGATTGCTAACCCAGTAAAAGGCCCGGACGGCGGAGTTGTATACGGCTGGTATGTCGACTTCCTGCAAAACGTCGCTCTTCCAAACATTGACCTGTTCAACGTTCTTGTTCCTTGGGGCGAACTGCTTGTAGGCCTCGGCCTCATGATTGGCTGTTTGACTACTGCGGCAATGTTCTTCGGTCTTGTAATGAACTTCGCGTTCTTCTTTGCCGGAACAGTCAGCCACAACCCAACAGACATCCTGTTCGGCTTCATCATCCTTGCAGCTGGTGCAAACGCTGGTAAATACGGCCTTGACCACTATGTGCTACCTTACATCAACAAACTGACTAACAGAAAAGCTCAAACTCAGAACTAGGGTGGAGCCCTCCTCCTCTCCCCCTTTACTATAAAGAATGGCCCTTCAAATCGAAGGGCCATCTTTTTTGAGCAATATTTTATTGATGAATAACAATTTGCAGCTTTGATAAGCCAGTTTTGCCATTCAGCAAACCGATGGATCATGCGTAATCAACAAAAAGGGTTTCGTGGATTAATCTCTTCCCGGCGACACACGTTTTATCCACTAAAAGAGGTTTCGTGGATTAATCTCTCCCCGGTGACACACGTTTAATCCACTAAAAGGGGTTTTGTGGATTAATCCCTTCCCGGCGACACACGTTTAATCCACTAAGGG is drawn from Bacillus sp. FJAT-18017 and contains these coding sequences:
- a CDS encoding DoxX family membrane protein — translated: MFNTFLRENKIVAALLAALRVYLGYAWFSAGLGKIQAGFDASGFIKGAIANPVKGPDGGVVYGWYVDFLQNVALPNIDLFNVLVPWGELLVGLGLMIGCLTTAAMFFGLVMNFAFFFAGTVSHNPTDILFGFIILAAGANAGKYGLDHYVLPYINKLTNRKAQTQN